The following are encoded in a window of Verrucomicrobiota bacterium genomic DNA:
- a CDS encoding DUF433 domain-containing protein — protein sequence MDYRSIITLEPGKRGGKPCVRALRIAAEDVLG from the coding sequence ATGGACTATCGTTCGATTATCACGCTTGAACCAGGTAAGCGGGGCGGAAAGCCGTGCGTTCGCGCCCTGCGCATCGCAGCCGAAGACGTCCTGGGATAA
- a CDS encoding FAD-binding oxidoreductase, whose amino-acid sequence MQQEVLSELSKNVRGSVIPPASGEYDAARKVYNGMIDRRPAVIIRCADVADVMAAVKFARREGLTVSIRGGGHNGGGLAVCDDGLVIDLSSMKGARVDPINCTVRVGPGSMQGDVDHASHAFGMAVPAGIVSTTGIAGLTLGGGTGYLTRKYGLTIDSLIQADIVLADGSFTTVDAAHNEDLFWALRGGGGNFGIVTSFVFRAHPVSMVYAGPIFWEIKDARRVMQWYREFLPQAPLELCPFLGLKTVPSTAPFPREHWGKKICALISCYSGPPEQGEEAVKPIRRELPAPIVDWMGPMPFPALQSLFDPLLPSGLQWYWRGNFVKELSDKAIDTHLEWNAKAPSELSLMHLYPVDGAVHHVRPDETAWSFRDATWSMVIAAIDPDPGKAGALTAWAKGYWEAMRPYTMGGAYVNFMMDEGLDRVQATYRDNYARLTEIKRKYDPDNFFRINQNIRPA is encoded by the coding sequence ATGCAACAAGAAGTGCTCAGCGAGCTAAGCAAAAACGTTCGGGGGAGCGTAATCCCCCCGGCCAGCGGCGAATACGACGCCGCTCGTAAGGTGTACAATGGCATGATCGATCGTCGTCCCGCCGTCATTATTCGATGTGCGGATGTGGCGGACGTGATGGCAGCAGTAAAATTTGCCCGCAGGGAGGGTCTCACGGTTTCCATTCGCGGCGGGGGCCATAACGGTGGCGGGCTGGCCGTGTGCGATGACGGACTCGTCATCGACCTTTCGTCCATGAAAGGGGCCCGGGTCGATCCGATCAACTGCACCGTGCGGGTGGGACCCGGCAGCATGCAGGGCGACGTCGATCACGCCTCGCACGCGTTCGGCATGGCGGTACCGGCCGGCATCGTCTCGACGACCGGGATCGCGGGTCTGACCCTGGGCGGTGGCACCGGCTACCTCACCCGCAAGTACGGCCTGACCATCGATAGCCTGATCCAGGCGGACATCGTGCTGGCGGACGGGAGCTTTACCACCGTCGATGCGGCGCACAACGAGGATCTCTTCTGGGCCTTACGCGGCGGCGGGGGGAATTTCGGCATCGTGACGAGTTTCGTGTTTCGAGCGCATCCCGTGAGCATGGTTTACGCCGGACCAATCTTTTGGGAAATCAAAGACGCTCGGCGCGTGATGCAGTGGTACCGGGAGTTTCTGCCTCAGGCGCCCTTGGAGCTATGCCCGTTTCTGGGGTTGAAGACCGTACCCTCGACGGCTCCGTTTCCCAGAGAACATTGGGGCAAGAAGATTTGTGCGTTGATCTCCTGCTACAGCGGCCCCCCCGAGCAAGGCGAAGAAGCCGTCAAGCCGATTCGCCGAGAGCTTCCGGCACCGATCGTTGACTGGATGGGGCCCATGCCGTTTCCGGCTCTGCAGAGCCTGTTCGATCCGCTATTGCCGTCGGGGCTGCAGTGGTACTGGAGAGGCAATTTCGTCAAAGAGCTTTCGGACAAAGCCATCGACACGCATTTGGAGTGGAACGCCAAGGCGCCGAGCGAACTCTCGTTGATGCATCTCTATCCCGTTGACGGCGCGGTGCACCACGTGAGGCCGGACGAGACAGCCTGGAGCTTCCGAGACGCGACGTGGTCGATGGTTATTGCCGCTATCGATCCGGATCCCGGTAAGGCCGGAGCCCTAACGGCGTGGGCCAAGGGGTATTGGGAAGCCATGCGTCCCTACACGATGGGCGGCGCCTACGTGAACTTCATGATGGATGAAGGACTCGACCGAGTACAAGCGACCTATCGGGATAACTACGCTCGGCTGACGGAAATCAAACGAAAGTACGATCCGGATAATTTTTTCCGCATCAATCAGAATATCAGACCGGCTTAG
- a CDS encoding TIR domain-containing protein: MTTVFLSHKSQHASAARALAGALSIVFGRAEVFLAEDIEKGEDWRAEIDLALREAKCFILLYGDPQLDWSWCFYEAGAFAKMKDKPGRPVFCLHPADVAPPSPLAYLQTITATADQLEQWIRNALCSIHGCQQPTADEISSSIEKIEKLVNNTGPVQEKVLKPFIWIEPSWPGPGDEPNWNDERALSEIDFSRASVLIDPDSATQLGFATPPRRKQLLPFLRELACDAEWSDDRVEFWIAKLFESLREAAKGRLLFQEAAYFRHESGRILRPVVVSYVKNSSGTKCRLRVIFASAFGSPLTDNPNLVQRLTVGIRLAVRTRLEVLDPFLGRMAEVHRDKVLSAHPRDAIARRNPVGGRVTEALDAILQEALAHGMRPGDPPPRLFEGPAQHEYEEIRNRAVSLWQGLKNKTWQEDQKGTGEYPESELLLGELDQCNQAYLDLSLPRLQELLRRGH; this comes from the coding sequence ATGACGACGGTATTTCTCAGCCACAAGAGCCAACATGCGTCCGCGGCGAGAGCCCTGGCTGGCGCGCTGAGCATCGTGTTCGGAAGGGCCGAAGTTTTTCTCGCGGAGGACATCGAAAAGGGCGAGGACTGGAGGGCGGAGATCGACCTGGCCCTGCGCGAGGCCAAGTGTTTTATCCTCTTGTACGGCGATCCCCAGCTGGACTGGTCGTGGTGCTTTTATGAGGCCGGGGCTTTCGCCAAGATGAAAGACAAGCCGGGGCGTCCGGTTTTTTGCCTGCATCCAGCCGATGTCGCGCCCCCGAGCCCACTGGCATACCTGCAGACCATCACGGCGACAGCCGACCAGCTCGAACAGTGGATCCGAAACGCTCTCTGCTCGATTCACGGATGCCAACAACCCACTGCCGACGAAATTTCCTCAAGCATCGAGAAAATCGAGAAGCTCGTCAACAACACGGGCCCGGTGCAGGAGAAGGTACTAAAGCCATTTATCTGGATCGAACCGTCGTGGCCCGGGCCGGGCGACGAACCGAATTGGAACGATGAGCGTGCTCTGTCCGAAATCGATTTCTCGCGCGCCAGCGTTTTGATCGACCCTGACTCCGCCACGCAGCTGGGATTTGCGACGCCGCCCAGAAGGAAACAGCTCCTGCCGTTCCTGCGTGAACTCGCTTGCGACGCGGAATGGAGCGATGACAGAGTGGAGTTCTGGATCGCGAAATTGTTCGAGTCGCTGCGCGAGGCGGCGAAAGGGCGCTTGCTTTTCCAGGAGGCCGCGTATTTCCGGCACGAAAGCGGACGGATTTTGCGACCCGTCGTGGTCAGCTATGTGAAGAACTCCAGCGGGACGAAATGCAGACTGCGCGTGATATTCGCATCTGCGTTCGGTTCGCCGCTGACGGATAACCCAAACCTGGTGCAACGGCTCACCGTCGGGATACGCCTGGCGGTTCGCACGCGCCTTGAGGTCCTGGATCCGTTTCTTGGCCGCATGGCCGAGGTGCATCGCGACAAAGTCCTGAGCGCACACCCCAGAGACGCAATCGCGAGGCGCAACCCCGTTGGAGGTCGAGTGACCGAGGCTCTCGACGCCATCTTGCAGGAGGCTTTGGCGCACGGGATGAGACCGGGTGATCCTCCCCCAAGATTGTTCGAAGGACCGGCCCAGCATGAGTATGAGGAGATTCGCAATCGCGCGGTGTCTTTATGGCAGGGACTCAAGAACAAGACATGGCAGGAAGATCAGAAGGGAACGGGCGAGTATCCGGAATCGGAGCTACTCCTCGGCGAATTGGACCAATGTAACCAGGCCTATCTCGACCTTAGTCTTCCCCGTCTGCAAGAGTTGCTCAGGAGAGGGCATTGA
- a CDS encoding SDR family oxidoreductase, with translation MNTTQQPAAIVTGASSGIGRGVTRTLLERGWRVVGTSRTISSSKDVTPSPELVLVDGDVSKKVTAIMVVDAAVKHFGRIDLLVNNAGIYMPKAFTGYTEEDYNLVMNTNVASFFYMTQQVIPQMKKQNSGHVGSISGVSVDQPSSAAVELLAVLSKSPMPAASKALALEYAANNIRFNTVSPAVVNTPMHARRNHADLAKLHPLARMGEVLDVVDAVLYLQSATFVTGENIRVDGGVHAGR, from the coding sequence ATGAATACAACCCAACAACCTGCCGCCATCGTCACCGGCGCTTCCAGCGGAATCGGCCGGGGCGTCACACGGACACTGCTCGAACGCGGCTGGCGTGTGGTGGGCACCTCCCGCACGATCAGCAGCTCGAAGGACGTTACGCCCTCGCCTGAGCTCGTCCTCGTGGATGGAGACGTCAGCAAGAAAGTAACCGCCATCATGGTGGTAGACGCAGCCGTCAAACATTTCGGCCGTATTGACCTGCTGGTCAACAATGCTGGAATCTATATGCCGAAGGCGTTCACCGGCTACACCGAAGAAGACTACAACCTGGTGATGAATACCAACGTCGCCAGCTTCTTCTACATGACGCAGCAGGTGATTCCGCAGATGAAGAAGCAGAATTCCGGGCACGTGGGAAGCATCTCGGGGGTTTCCGTGGATCAACCGAGCAGCGCCGCGGTCGAACTGTTGGCCGTGCTGTCGAAATCGCCGATGCCGGCTGCGAGTAAGGCGCTGGCGCTGGAATACGCGGCGAACAACATCCGGTTCAACACGGTGTCTCCTGCCGTCGTTAACACACCGATGCACGCCAGGCGCAATCATGCGGACCTGGCGAAGCTACATCCCCTGGCTCGGATGGGTGAAGTTTTGGATGTCGTCGACGCGGTGCTCTACCTACAAAGCGCCACGTTCGTGACGGGCGAAAACATCCGAGTGGATGGAGGGGTCCACGCCGGCCGGTAA
- a CDS encoding SDR family oxidoreductase — MKIVVIGGTGLIGKRLVSNLRQKGQEVVAASPSSGINAVTGEGLADALAGAQAVVDVANSPSWDDAAVLNFFETSSRNLLAAEGAAGVGHHVALSVVGTDRLLASGYFRAKMAQENLIKASRLPYTIVRATQFFEFVNGIAQFSTQGATVRLPSALMQPIAADDVAAALAEVALAKPFNATVELAGPEPIGMDAFVARFLSANGDPRKVITDAHARYYGLEVNDQSLVPGGNPRLGPTRFEDWLSHSLSTHEHGG; from the coding sequence ATGAAGATAGTTGTGATCGGCGGCACCGGGCTCATCGGCAAACGGCTTGTGAGCAACCTTCGGCAAAAGGGTCAGGAGGTCGTCGCGGCCTCCCCTTCTTCCGGCATCAACGCCGTCACGGGTGAAGGATTGGCGGATGCGCTGGCCGGCGCTCAAGCGGTCGTTGACGTGGCGAACTCGCCTTCTTGGGACGACGCGGCCGTATTGAATTTCTTTGAGACCTCAAGCCGAAACCTGCTTGCGGCGGAAGGCGCGGCCGGCGTGGGGCACCACGTTGCCCTGTCCGTGGTTGGCACCGATCGCCTGCTGGCGAGCGGTTATTTCCGTGCAAAAATGGCGCAGGAAAACCTGATCAAAGCCTCGAGGCTTCCTTACACGATCGTCCGTGCCACGCAGTTCTTCGAGTTCGTGAACGGCATCGCCCAATTCTCCACCCAAGGGGCGACGGTCCGGTTACCCTCCGCGCTCATGCAGCCCATCGCGGCCGATGATGTCGCGGCGGCTCTGGCGGAGGTCGCCCTGGCTAAACCCTTCAACGCGACGGTCGAGCTGGCCGGTCCCGAACCGATCGGAATGGATGCATTCGTCGCGCGTTTCTTGAGCGCAAACGGCGACCCGCGCAAGGTGATCACGGACGCCCATGCGCGCTACTACGGCCTGGAGGTTAACGATCAGAGCCTCGTCCCTGGAGGCAACCCGCGCCTCGGTCCGACGCGCTTCGAGGATTGGCTCAGCCACTCCCTGTCGACGCACGAGCATGGAGGATGA
- a CDS encoding cation:proton antiporter: MPHNVALISTIAVGLVYALAGGLLAMRLHLPPLVGYLLAGIAVGPFTPGFVADVHLAPQLAEIGVILLMFGVGMHFSLSDLLATRRIALPGALLQIAAATALGAGLAYLWGWDLGAGLVFGASLSVASTVVLLRALEARGSIHSENGRIAVGWLIVEDLITVLVLVLLPALAGTLGGNAPAGAAREGETNLALIVGVTLGKVAAFGVLMALAGARILRFVLSRVERTGSGELFTLAVAAIALGVAYGAAELFGVSFALGAFIAGMVVNSSDLSHRAARDLQPLQDAFGVLFFVAVGMLFDPGILLQQPGQVLAVVGVIIGGKALVAFGLVRAFGYPLGAALTIAASLAQIGEFSFILGELGRSLGLLPKEGLSLIVAGALISITLNPLGFAVASWLGRRAR, encoded by the coding sequence ATGCCCCATAACGTCGCCCTGATCTCCACCATCGCCGTCGGCTTGGTTTACGCCCTGGCCGGCGGCCTGCTCGCCATGCGCCTGCACCTGCCGCCGCTGGTCGGCTACCTGTTGGCCGGAATCGCGGTCGGGCCTTTCACGCCGGGGTTCGTTGCTGACGTTCACCTCGCCCCGCAACTGGCCGAAATCGGCGTGATCCTGCTCATGTTCGGCGTGGGTATGCACTTCTCCCTTAGTGACCTCCTCGCCACGCGACGCATCGCTCTGCCCGGCGCGCTGCTGCAGATCGCGGCGGCCACGGCGCTCGGCGCGGGCTTAGCGTACCTGTGGGGTTGGGACCTCGGCGCGGGCCTGGTCTTCGGGGCGTCGCTCTCGGTGGCCAGCACCGTCGTGTTGCTGCGGGCGCTGGAGGCACGCGGCAGCATCCACTCGGAAAACGGCCGCATTGCTGTCGGCTGGCTTATCGTGGAGGACCTGATAACGGTGCTGGTGCTCGTGCTCCTGCCGGCCCTGGCGGGCACCCTCGGCGGCAATGCTCCCGCAGGGGCCGCAAGGGAGGGGGAGACGAACCTGGCCCTCATCGTCGGGGTGACCTTGGGTAAAGTGGCCGCTTTCGGCGTGCTGATGGCGCTGGCCGGCGCGCGCATCCTGCGCTTTGTGCTCTCGCGGGTGGAGCGCACCGGCTCGGGCGAACTGTTTACCTTGGCAGTGGCGGCCATCGCCCTCGGGGTGGCTTACGGCGCGGCGGAGCTGTTTGGGGTGTCGTTTGCCCTGGGGGCTTTCATCGCCGGCATGGTCGTCAACAGCTCGGACCTGAGCCACCGGGCCGCCCGGGATTTACAGCCGCTGCAGGACGCCTTTGGGGTGCTCTTCTTCGTGGCGGTGGGTATGTTGTTCGACCCGGGCATCCTCCTGCAGCAACCCGGGCAGGTTCTGGCGGTGGTCGGGGTGATCATCGGGGGCAAAGCGCTGGTGGCCTTTGGCCTCGTGCGGGCCTTCGGCTACCCATTAGGTGCGGCGCTGACTATCGCCGCGAGCCTGGCCCAAATCGGCGAGTTTTCCTTTATCTTGGGCGAGCTCGGGCGCTCCCTCGGGCTGTTGCCTAAAGAGGGCTTGAGCCTGATCGTGGCCGGCGCGCTCATCTCGATTACGTTGAACCCGCTGGGGTTTGCCGTGGCGAGTTGGCTCGGGCGACGCGCGCGTTAG